A genomic window from Zetaproteobacteria bacterium includes:
- the trkA gene encoding Trk system potassium transporter TrkA has protein sequence MNIVILGAGEVGYNIAQRLAVDGNNVSVVDNNEERLQRVADNMDVQTVLGNAAQPSILRRAGAADAELLIAATAVDEVNMLACQVAHSLFQVTTKMARIRNHDYMEHANQLFGRDDLPIDLVISPEKEAAKAVVRRFLVSDAVDMQEFADGRISLVGVRIPPKSDLVGMAVGNLAEVVPSSLPLNIVAHEHNGVWRVPGAGSVLLVGDTIYAAVERKHVDRFMAVVGLDVCKQTERNVMVVGGGNIGFQVARSLLRLGAHVKVIEHNHERSEWLAEHLDRGTVIQGDALDRSLLEEEAIRQMDDFLALTNDDEVNILSSLISRQYEVPHTVTLINRDIYGGLLQVIGLSNVVSPRFTTAASILRHVRRGRVYGLSTVGDGSLEVLEAEAMETSQITSAPLAALRLPESTLIGAVVRGEEVIIPDGACRVEAGDHVVVVTRRASLAQVERLFEVHLEFF, from the coding sequence ATGAACATCGTCATCCTCGGTGCGGGGGAGGTGGGCTACAACATCGCCCAGCGGCTTGCGGTCGACGGCAACAACGTCTCGGTGGTGGACAACAACGAGGAGCGGTTGCAGCGGGTGGCGGACAACATGGATGTGCAGACGGTGCTGGGCAATGCCGCCCAGCCTTCGATTCTGCGCCGGGCGGGGGCGGCCGACGCCGAGCTGCTGATCGCCGCCACCGCCGTCGATGAGGTCAACATGCTGGCCTGTCAGGTGGCCCACTCCCTCTTCCAGGTGACCACCAAGATGGCCCGTATCCGCAACCACGACTACATGGAGCATGCAAACCAACTGTTTGGTCGGGATGATCTGCCGATCGATCTGGTCATCTCGCCGGAGAAGGAGGCGGCCAAGGCGGTGGTCCGGCGCTTCCTGGTCTCCGATGCCGTCGACATGCAGGAGTTCGCCGACGGGCGCATCTCGCTCGTCGGGGTGCGGATTCCGCCGAAGAGCGATCTGGTGGGGATGGCCGTGGGCAATCTGGCCGAGGTGGTTCCCTCCTCCCTGCCGCTCAACATCGTCGCCCATGAGCACAACGGCGTGTGGCGCGTTCCCGGTGCCGGCAGCGTCTTGCTGGTCGGCGATACCATCTATGCGGCGGTGGAGCGCAAGCACGTCGATCGCTTCATGGCCGTGGTCGGGCTGGACGTATGCAAACAGACCGAGCGGAATGTGATGGTGGTCGGCGGTGGAAACATCGGTTTTCAGGTGGCGCGCTCCCTGTTGCGTCTCGGTGCCCATGTGAAGGTGATCGAACACAACCATGAGCGCAGCGAATGGCTGGCCGAACATCTCGATCGGGGGACGGTGATCCAGGGGGATGCGCTGGACCGGTCGTTGCTCGAGGAGGAGGCGATTCGCCAGATGGACGACTTCCTGGCACTGACCAACGACGACGAGGTCAACATCCTGAGCAGCCTGATCTCGCGCCAGTACGAGGTGCCGCACACCGTTACCCTGATCAACCGGGACATCTATGGAGGCCTGCTGCAGGTGATCGGCCTGAGCAATGTGGTCTCTCCCCGCTTCACCACCGCGGCTTCCATCCTGCGTCATGTGCGGCGCGGGCGGGTCTACGGCCTCTCCACCGTTGGTGACGGATCGCTCGAGGTGTTGGAGGCGGAGGCGATGGAGACCTCGCAGATCACCTCGGCACCGCTGGCCGCCTTGCGGTTGCCGGAGAGCACCCTCATCGGCGCCGTTGTACGCGGGGAGGAGGTGATCATCCCCGACGGCGCCTGTCGGGTGGAGGCGGGGGACCATGTGGTGGTGGTCACCCGCCGGGCTTCGTTGGCACAGGTGGAGCGGCTGTTCGAAGTCCATCTGGAATTCTTCTAG